TTCGCTCAACCCCGGGGGGTCGAAAAAAAGCGCGATGGCGATGGCAGCGATCACGCCGCCGAAGCGACCGATGAGCTGCGTGCGGCTGGGCGCATCACCGCGCCGATATTGGCTGTCCCCCGTCATGCCGGTGACGGTGGAAAAGCGCGCCGCCGCTGTCAAACGCGATCACGCCGCGCTATCGAACGATCATGAACGACATGCCCCCCTTCCACCTCGCCTTCCCCGTCGATGACCTTCAGGCCGCACGCCGCTTCTATGGCGGTCTCCTCGGGTGCCGTGAGGGTCGGTCGAGTGACAGCTGGATCGACTTCGACCTGTTCGGGCATCAGGTGGTTGCGCATCTTGACCCCGCGCACGATAGGTCGGCGCGGACCAGTGCGGTCGACGGCGATGCCGTGCCGATCTTTCATTTCGGCGTGGTGCTCGATTTCGCCGCCTTCGACGTGCTGGCCGAGCGACTGCGCGACGGGGGCGCCGATTTCATCATCGAACCGCGCGTCCGTTTTGTCGGCCAGCCGGGCGAACAGCGCACCATGTTCGTGCGCGATCCCGCCGGCAATGCGCTCGAATTCAAGGCCTTTGCCGACCGCGCGGCGCTATTCGCCACCGGTTGAGCGCTCGTCGTCGCGTTCCGCCGTTCGTCGAAGACAACTGTAGCCGGTGCCGCGATCTGATATCGAAGCAGAAACTTCGATAGGGGATCTCATGCGTGCCATCCGTTCGACCGTGCTTGCCGCGGCCATTCTGACGAGCGCCGCAGCTGCGGCTCGGGCGAATCCGACCCCGTCAGGCGAGATACCCGCGCTCGACCTGTCGATCATGGATCGCAGCGTCGATCCGGGGGATGACTTCTATCGCTATGCGGCGGGCATCTGGCTCGACACCACATCGGTGCCCGACGGACGTCGTTCCTTGAGCGGCGCCAATGCGGTGGCGATCGATGTCGACAGGACGTTGGCGGCGATCGTCGAGCAGGCCGTGGCGAGCGACCCTGCGCCCGGGACACCGGCGTGGCGGATCAAGACGCTGTACGACAGCTATGTCGCGGGCGACGGCACCTCGCCGGTCGCGCAGCAGGCGGTCGCCGACGGCGTGGTTACGATCCAGAAGCTCGACACGCATTACGATGTCGCGCGCTTCATGGCCGATCCCTATTCGAACAGCATCGCCGGCGTCTATAACTGGATCGACGCGGGCAATCCCTCGCGCCGCGACATCACCATCGACCAGCAATTCTTCTTTCAGGGCGCATTGGGGCTCGGCGACCGCAGCGCTTATCTCGATGCGGAGAAGGCCGAAGCACTGGCCGCCTATCGCGATTATATGGCGGCGACCTTCGCGCGCACCGGTCTTGCCGATGGGATCGCGCGCGCCGATGCGGTGGTCGCCTTCGAAACCGCGTTGGCCGAGGCGATGTGGACGCCCGATCGCATGCGCGACCGCGAGGCCAATTACCGACCCATGACGATGGCCGAGCTCGACGCCTATGCCCCCGGCTTTTCATGGCGCGGCTGGCTCGATGCCGTCGGGATCGACCGACCCGAGCGCGTGATCCTGCGGCAGGACAGCGCGCTCCGGGCCGCCGCGCGGATTTTCGCCGATACACCGGTCGAGGTCCTGAAGGACTATCTCGCCTTCCATTGGGTCGACAATCACTGGTCCTTTCTCGGCGCGGACCTGCGCGAACCCGCGCTCGTCTATCATTATGACGATCCGTCGCAGCGCGCCTCGACCGAGCAGCGCGCGATCGGCATGGTAGCGCGCTATCTCGGCGACGACCTGTCGCAATTGTGGGTCGCGGAAAACCTCGACGCGGCGCGGATCGAGCGGGCGCGCGCCATGGGTCGCGAGATGGTCGCCGCGACCGGCGACTGGCTCCGACAGGCGGCGTGGCTCAGCGAGGAAACGCGCACGAAATCGCTCGACAAGCTTGCAGGCTTTACCCTCAAGCTCGGCGCACCCGAGGCCTATCGCCCGGTGCCAGCCGATGCCGTCAGCTCGGACTTTTACGAAAGCGCGCGCGCGCTCAAGATGACCGCTGCCGACCTCGATTGGGACGGCATCGGCCAGCCGCTGCCCCCGCAATATTGGTATGCCGCCAAGCCGTTCACCGTCGATGCCGCAAATGCGCCCGACCGGCGCACGCTGACCATCACCCCGGCGGTCATCGACGGCGCGCTACGGGGACAGGACCCCGCGGTCATCTATGCGAGCGCCTTCGTCATCGGCCATGAAATCGGACACAGCTTCGATGACCAGGGATCGAAGTTCGACCCCGACGGTATCCTCCAGCCATGGTGGACCGAGGCCAGCCGCGTCGCTTACGACGCAGAAGTCGCCAAGATGGCGCGCCAGATCGAGGCGTGGGAATTTGCGCCCGGGGTGACGATGAAGCCCGAGCAGGTCATGGGCGAGGCGCTCGGCGATCTCATCGGGCTGCGCATCGCCGAACGAGCGCTCGACAATTACCTTGCCGCCAACCCCGACGAGGCGGGCGCTGACGCCAGTGGCTATACCGCCAAGCAGCGCTTCTACCTCAGCTATGCGCAAGGTTTTCGAACCGTCTGGAAGCCCGGCGCGCTCGAAGAATATGTCGCCACCCAATATCATCCGCCCGGCGAGTTTCGCGCCATCGGCATCCTGCGCAATATGGACGGCTGGTACGACGCCTTCGACATCGGACCCGAAGACGACCTCTGGCTCGCTCCCGAGGCTCGCGTTCGCCTTTAACGACTGATTGCGTCACGGCCTCGCCGTTCCATCGAAGTTTCCGATCAATCTGACCAATGTTGTTGATTGGACGGAACGAACGGGGAGGCGCACCCTTTGGCCTGACAGACATCTGAGTCGATATCAGGAAAGGGGATTTGCCATGGACGCCAAGACCGGGACGACGGGGGGCGGCTGCCCCTTCCACGGAGACGGGGGCGTGCGCTCGCTCCTTGGACGCCAGAACCGCGACTGGTGGCCCGACCAGCTCCAGCTCGACATCCTAACCACGGGGGCCAAGTCGGCCAATCCGCTGGGCGAGGATTTCGACTATCAGAAGGCCTTTCTCGAGCTCGACTATCAGGGCCTGAAGAACGACCTCAAGGCGCTGATGACCGACAGCCAGCCGTGGTGGCCGGCCGATTATGGGCATTACGGCCCCTTCTTCATCCGCATGGCGTGGCACGCGGCGGGCACTTATCGCACCGGAGACGGTCGCGGCGGCGCCTCCTCGGGCCAGCAGCGCTTCGCGCCGCTCAACTCGTGGCCGGACAACGGCAACCTCGACAAGGCGCGCCGCCTGTTGTGGCCGATCAAGCAGAAGTAC
The nucleotide sequence above comes from Sphingomicrobium arenosum. Encoded proteins:
- a CDS encoding M13-type metalloendopeptidase; translated protein: MRAIRSTVLAAAILTSAAAAARANPTPSGEIPALDLSIMDRSVDPGDDFYRYAAGIWLDTTSVPDGRRSLSGANAVAIDVDRTLAAIVEQAVASDPAPGTPAWRIKTLYDSYVAGDGTSPVAQQAVADGVVTIQKLDTHYDVARFMADPYSNSIAGVYNWIDAGNPSRRDITIDQQFFFQGALGLGDRSAYLDAEKAEALAAYRDYMAATFARTGLADGIARADAVVAFETALAEAMWTPDRMRDREANYRPMTMAELDAYAPGFSWRGWLDAVGIDRPERVILRQDSALRAAARIFADTPVEVLKDYLAFHWVDNHWSFLGADLREPALVYHYDDPSQRASTEQRAIGMVARYLGDDLSQLWVAENLDAARIERARAMGREMVAATGDWLRQAAWLSEETRTKSLDKLAGFTLKLGAPEAYRPVPADAVSSDFYESARALKMTAADLDWDGIGQPLPPQYWYAAKPFTVDAANAPDRRTLTITPAVIDGALRGQDPAVIYASAFVIGHEIGHSFDDQGSKFDPDGILQPWWTEASRVAYDAEVAKMARQIEAWEFAPGVTMKPEQVMGEALGDLIGLRIAERALDNYLAANPDEAGADASGYTAKQRFYLSYAQGFRTVWKPGALEEYVATQYHPPGEFRAIGILRNMDGWYDAFDIGPEDDLWLAPEARVRL
- a CDS encoding VOC family protein; translated protein: MNDMPPFHLAFPVDDLQAARRFYGGLLGCREGRSSDSWIDFDLFGHQVVAHLDPAHDRSARTSAVDGDAVPIFHFGVVLDFAAFDVLAERLRDGGADFIIEPRVRFVGQPGEQRTMFVRDPAGNALEFKAFADRAALFATG